Proteins co-encoded in one Pseudarthrobacter chlorophenolicus A6 genomic window:
- a CDS encoding GntR family transcriptional regulator gives MATDKRSSAPRLSVRDQTLETLRRRIISLQLPPGEPLSENELAQELGVSRTPVRESLILLREEGLVQVFPQIGSFVSLVDLSRVSEAQFVREAIECASLRDLIVDGPGIAGLREILAAQSASDASGDIEEFFRLDEDFHRELLRLAGHESAWSAVNSAKAHLDRARRMSLLETRPVATLIEQHTAVVDALEANDVPDADNCLRLHLRGVFEDVQRIQEATPELFSDGSARRPTRRSVARLA, from the coding sequence ATGGCAACGGACAAGAGAAGCTCAGCGCCCCGGCTTTCAGTCAGGGACCAAACACTGGAAACGCTGCGCCGCCGGATAATCTCGCTGCAACTGCCCCCTGGCGAGCCCCTGTCCGAGAACGAACTGGCGCAGGAACTCGGCGTCAGCCGCACCCCTGTCCGCGAGAGCCTGATCCTTTTGCGGGAGGAAGGCCTGGTGCAGGTTTTCCCTCAAATCGGATCCTTCGTCTCGCTGGTGGACCTCAGCCGGGTATCCGAAGCCCAGTTTGTCCGCGAAGCCATCGAATGCGCTTCCCTGCGCGACCTGATCGTGGACGGGCCCGGGATCGCCGGTCTGCGTGAGATCCTTGCAGCCCAGTCCGCCTCTGACGCCAGCGGCGACATCGAGGAATTCTTCCGGCTGGACGAGGACTTCCACCGCGAACTCCTGCGCCTCGCGGGACATGAATCCGCCTGGAGCGCGGTCAACTCCGCCAAGGCGCACCTTGACCGGGCGCGCCGGATGAGTCTGCTGGAGACCCGGCCGGTAGCCACGCTGATTGAGCAGCACACTGCCGTGGTGGATGCTCTGGAAGCCAATGACGTTCCCGACGCCGACAACTGCCTCCGGCTTCACCTGAGGGGAGTCTTCGAGGACGTGCAGCGGATTCAGGAGGCCACTCCTGAACTCTTTTCCGACGGCTCGGCCCGGCGTCCCACCCGCCGGAGCGTTGCCCGCCTCGCCTGA
- a CDS encoding MFS transporter produces the protein MTESIAPPNTKKESRSTRDLAKVAVSGWLGTAMEFMDFQLYSLAAAIVFNKIFFPDVSPVIGLIAAMATYGVGYVARLVGAVYFGRMGDRIGRKKVLFITIALMGASTTLIGVLPTYAMIGIWAPILLVALRLIQGFGAGAEIAGATVMLAEYAPTRRRGLISSLVSLGTNSGTLAASALWAILVAVLSEEQLLSWGWRLPFLASFLLMIFAVWIRRSLKESPVFEQRADVVDGVALSKDEIAGQDAKHRAAAAAATGTSTIEAALHQKKGKSFLIALGLRFGQAGNSGLIQTFLIGYLATVLLMDKTIGTTAIMYGSILGFATIPLIGILGDRFGRRPLYLVLSTLTALFAIPMMMMVTSGNPTLVMVAVIVGLNLGVLSLFSMESVTMAEFFGARTRFTQLALAKEIGGILATAIGPILAATLTAVTGHWWPLAAMLIGYSLITLVSAAVGPEVRGRDMVRLEDAV, from the coding sequence ATGACCGAGAGCATCGCGCCCCCAAACACCAAGAAAGAGTCCCGCTCCACCAGGGATTTGGCCAAGGTTGCCGTGTCCGGATGGCTGGGAACTGCCATGGAGTTCATGGATTTCCAGCTGTACTCCCTGGCCGCGGCCATTGTCTTCAATAAGATCTTCTTCCCCGACGTCAGCCCGGTCATCGGGCTTATAGCCGCCATGGCGACTTACGGCGTGGGCTATGTGGCGCGCCTGGTGGGTGCCGTCTACTTCGGCCGCATGGGCGACAGGATCGGCCGCAAGAAGGTCCTGTTCATCACCATCGCGCTAATGGGCGCCTCCACCACCTTGATCGGGGTGCTGCCCACCTACGCCATGATCGGCATCTGGGCACCCATCCTCTTGGTGGCACTGCGCCTGATCCAGGGCTTCGGAGCCGGCGCTGAAATCGCCGGCGCCACTGTGATGCTCGCCGAATACGCCCCCACCCGCCGTCGCGGGCTGATCTCCTCGCTGGTGAGCCTGGGCACCAATTCGGGAACGCTCGCAGCTTCAGCCCTCTGGGCCATCCTGGTGGCAGTCCTGTCCGAGGAACAGCTGCTGAGCTGGGGCTGGCGCCTCCCGTTCCTGGCCAGCTTCCTGCTGATGATTTTCGCAGTGTGGATCCGGCGCTCCCTCAAGGAAAGCCCGGTCTTCGAGCAGCGCGCCGACGTAGTGGACGGCGTGGCCCTCTCCAAGGACGAAATCGCCGGACAGGACGCCAAGCACCGGGCGGCCGCGGCGGCAGCAACCGGGACCAGCACCATCGAAGCCGCCCTGCACCAGAAGAAGGGCAAGTCCTTCCTGATCGCCCTCGGCCTCCGCTTTGGCCAGGCCGGCAACTCCGGACTCATCCAGACATTCCTCATCGGTTACCTGGCAACAGTGTTGCTCATGGACAAGACCATCGGCACCACCGCCATCATGTACGGCTCCATCCTCGGCTTCGCCACCATTCCGCTGATTGGCATCCTGGGTGACCGGTTCGGGCGCCGACCCCTGTACCTGGTCCTCAGCACCCTCACGGCCCTGTTCGCCATCCCCATGATGATGATGGTCACCAGCGGCAACCCCACGCTGGTCATGGTTGCCGTCATCGTCGGCCTGAACCTCGGCGTCCTGAGCCTCTTCTCGATGGAGAGCGTCACCATGGCGGAGTTCTTCGGCGCCCGCACCCGCTTTACCCAGCTGGCCCTGGCCAAGGAAATCGGCGGCATCCTCGCCACCGCCATCGGCCCCATCCTCGCCGCTACGCTCACCGCCGTCACCGGCCACTGGTGGCCGCTCGCCGCGATGCTCATCGGTTACTCGCTGATCACCCTCGTCTCCGCTGCAGTCGGTCCTGAGGTCCGCGGCCGTGACATGGTCCGCCTGGAGGATGCCGTATGA
- a CDS encoding L-idonate 5-dehydrogenase produces the protein MKAVVVHGANDLRIDERPEPVAGPGEVVLDVEWGGICGSDLSYWRHGASGTAALKSPLVLGHEVAGRIAQLGAGVENLEIGQPVTVHPAELVGDGVMPGRLSGRTNLYPQIRYFGSAAFDPHTDGGFTERKVAKAFQVRPLPDGVDTLRGALAEPLAVAMHAVSRAGNLEGRDILVNGAGPIGSLVIAAAKYAGARNIIATDINDSSLRIAKAMGADDVLNVTGNDLPADVELVFEATGIPAVLGGVLRATARGGTIVQVGNLPGTAAAAALGDLVTREITWIGSYRFVDEITDALHAMANGLDVAPVITHKFGIDDAAEAMRTAVDPAADSSKVMLRLSGS, from the coding sequence ATGAAAGCAGTAGTGGTCCACGGCGCCAACGATCTCCGCATCGACGAACGTCCGGAGCCGGTGGCCGGTCCCGGTGAAGTAGTGCTCGACGTCGAATGGGGCGGGATCTGCGGATCCGACCTTTCGTACTGGCGCCACGGAGCCTCCGGGACGGCAGCGCTGAAGTCACCGCTGGTTCTGGGCCACGAGGTGGCCGGACGGATCGCCCAGCTTGGAGCCGGCGTCGAGAACCTGGAAATAGGCCAGCCCGTCACCGTGCACCCGGCCGAACTGGTGGGCGATGGCGTCATGCCCGGCCGGCTCAGCGGACGGACCAACCTCTACCCGCAGATCCGCTACTTCGGCTCGGCGGCGTTCGATCCCCACACGGATGGCGGGTTCACTGAGCGGAAAGTTGCAAAGGCCTTCCAGGTCCGCCCGCTTCCCGACGGCGTGGACACCCTCCGCGGGGCGCTGGCCGAACCGCTGGCGGTCGCCATGCACGCGGTCAGCCGGGCAGGGAACCTCGAGGGCCGGGACATCTTGGTCAACGGCGCCGGGCCGATCGGGTCCCTCGTGATCGCGGCGGCCAAGTATGCCGGCGCCAGGAACATCATCGCCACGGACATCAACGACTCTTCGCTGCGGATCGCCAAGGCCATGGGCGCCGACGACGTCCTGAACGTCACCGGCAACGACCTTCCTGCGGATGTGGAGCTCGTGTTCGAAGCTACAGGCATCCCGGCGGTGCTGGGCGGAGTCCTGCGCGCCACCGCCCGCGGCGGCACCATCGTGCAGGTGGGAAACCTGCCCGGAACGGCTGCCGCCGCAGCCTTGGGGGACCTGGTCACCCGGGAGATCACGTGGATCGGCTCCTACCGGTTCGTTGACGAGATCACGGACGCCTTGCACGCGATGGCGAACGGCCTCGACGTCGCCCCGGTCATCACGCACAAGTTCGGCATCGATGACGCCGCCGAAGCCATGCGGACCGCCGTGGACCCTGCCGCGGACAGCAGCAAGGTCATGCTCCGTCTCAGCGGATCCTGA
- the manD gene encoding D-mannonate dehydratase ManD, producing the protein MKITDARVVVSSPGRNYVTLVIETEDGITGIGDATLNGRELAVASYLSEHLCPLLIGRDARRIEDAWQYFYKGAYWRRGPVTMTAIAAIDVALWDIKGKAAGMPVYELLGGAAREGVMVYGHASGSTLEDLSKDFQHHLDLGYKAIRAQAAVPGLDKTYGIAPVDGKLYEPASGNVPQEDTWETTSYLDFAPKMMAHVREQFGYGVHVLHDVHHRLTPIEAGRLGASLEEYRPFWIEDPTPAEDQSAFRLIRQHTTTPIAVGEVFNSIWDCQQLITERLIDYIRTSVSHAGGITHLRRIFSLADLYGVRSGSHGAGDLSPVSFAAALHVDMSIPNFGVQEYMGHRDPANEVFSTSYTFADGYMHPGDAPGLGIEFNEEAAARFPFDPKYLPVNRRLDGSVHDW; encoded by the coding sequence GTGAAGATCACCGACGCACGGGTTGTGGTTTCGTCGCCCGGACGGAACTACGTGACGCTCGTTATTGAAACCGAGGACGGCATCACCGGCATCGGCGACGCCACCCTGAACGGCCGAGAGCTGGCCGTGGCGTCCTATCTCAGCGAGCACCTATGCCCGCTGTTGATTGGCCGCGACGCACGGCGCATCGAGGACGCCTGGCAGTACTTCTACAAGGGGGCGTACTGGCGCCGCGGACCGGTGACCATGACGGCGATCGCGGCGATCGACGTCGCGCTTTGGGACATCAAGGGCAAGGCCGCCGGCATGCCAGTGTACGAACTCCTCGGCGGCGCGGCCCGCGAGGGCGTGATGGTCTACGGCCACGCCAGCGGGTCGACGCTCGAGGACCTCAGCAAGGACTTCCAGCACCACCTGGACCTGGGCTACAAGGCCATCCGCGCCCAGGCAGCCGTGCCGGGGCTGGACAAGACCTACGGCATCGCCCCGGTGGACGGAAAGCTGTACGAGCCGGCCAGCGGCAACGTCCCGCAGGAGGACACCTGGGAAACCACGTCATATCTGGACTTCGCACCGAAGATGATGGCGCACGTCCGCGAACAGTTCGGCTACGGCGTCCACGTCCTGCACGACGTGCACCACCGCCTGACCCCCATCGAAGCGGGCCGGCTGGGCGCCTCGCTGGAAGAGTACCGGCCGTTCTGGATCGAGGACCCGACGCCGGCCGAGGACCAGTCCGCGTTCCGCCTCATCCGCCAGCACACCACCACGCCCATCGCCGTGGGCGAGGTCTTCAACTCAATCTGGGACTGCCAGCAACTGATCACCGAGCGCCTGATCGACTACATCCGCACCTCTGTTTCGCACGCCGGCGGCATCACGCACCTGCGCCGCATCTTCTCGCTCGCGGACCTGTATGGAGTCCGCTCCGGTTCGCACGGCGCGGGCGACCTCTCACCGGTGTCCTTCGCCGCAGCCCTGCACGTGGACATGTCCATCCCCAACTTCGGAGTCCAGGAATACATGGGCCACCGCGATCCGGCCAACGAGGTCTTCAGCACCTCCTACACCTTCGCGGACGGCTACATGCACCCCGGGGACGCCCCCGGCCTCGGCATAGAGTTCAACGAGGAAGCCGCCGCACGCTTCCCGTTTGACCCCAAATACCTGCCGGTAAACCGGCGCCTCGACGGATCGGTGCACGACTGGTGA
- a CDS encoding carbohydrate kinase family protein — protein MGEILVEVATDQPFSHGVPAQLGISGDALNVAAAAASAGATVGLLAILTDDDLGQAIAARIAELGISTDLVKFRKGQQGVYLVHSDPDGEREFSYARTGSVGSTLGPDDVDPAVFAAAGAVVAGGIACAISGTSRAAVVKAASLAKRFVYDPNYRPRLTTVEDATAALTELAPHAFLVTPSYPGETNALLGVSSAESAAAKLRTLGTGNVAVTCGAKGVQLESDAVSAWVPAIPAPAVVDQTGAGDAFVGTLTARLMLGDDFPTAARYGAAASSLVVGGKGGTGLIPTFEQTRAHAAGSLEGTAPSNA, from the coding sequence ATGGGGGAGATCCTCGTCGAAGTCGCCACCGACCAGCCGTTCAGCCACGGCGTTCCCGCCCAGCTGGGCATTTCCGGCGACGCCCTCAACGTCGCCGCCGCCGCAGCGTCCGCCGGTGCCACGGTGGGGCTGCTGGCAATCCTCACCGACGACGACCTGGGCCAGGCCATCGCCGCCAGAATCGCCGAACTTGGCATCTCCACCGACCTCGTGAAGTTCCGCAAGGGACAGCAGGGCGTCTACCTGGTGCACAGCGACCCGGACGGCGAACGGGAGTTCTCCTACGCCCGCACCGGCAGCGTCGGCTCCACGCTCGGCCCGGACGACGTGGACCCCGCAGTCTTCGCCGCGGCAGGGGCCGTGGTGGCGGGCGGCATCGCCTGCGCCATTTCCGGAACCTCCCGCGCCGCCGTCGTCAAGGCTGCTTCGCTGGCGAAGCGCTTCGTCTACGATCCCAACTACCGGCCCCGCCTCACCACCGTGGAAGACGCGACGGCGGCACTCACCGAACTTGCCCCACACGCCTTCCTGGTCACGCCGTCCTACCCCGGCGAAACGAATGCGCTGCTGGGGGTTTCGTCGGCCGAATCCGCCGCGGCAAAGCTCCGGACGCTCGGCACCGGCAACGTCGCCGTTACCTGCGGGGCGAAGGGCGTCCAGCTCGAATCCGACGCCGTCTCGGCCTGGGTTCCGGCCATTCCCGCGCCCGCAGTGGTGGACCAGACCGGTGCCGGCGACGCGTTCGTGGGCACCCTGACCGCCCGCCTCATGCTGGGTGACGACTTCCCGACGGCGGCGCGTTACGGGGCTGCCGCATCCTCCCTCGTGGTGGGTGGCAAGGGCGGCACGGGCCTCATTCCCACGTTCGAGCAGACCCGTGCGCATGCCGCCGGCAGCCTGGAAGGAACAGCGCCATCGAACGCCTGA
- a CDS encoding mannitol dehydrogenase family protein, whose amino-acid sequence MGLGAFARAHTAVFTEDAMLAADDPQWGIIGVTQRSDAVARQLTPQDGLFTVDERGEGAAPARIVSSIVEAISGRDNPDLVVERIAAPATKIVTLTITEKGYRFNPQTRNLDLDDAETIADLGGRPPRTTVGQITRGLQQRCRTGAGPVTVVSCDNLPGNGELTGTLVRNFAEALPAGESDDLLAWIAANVAFPSTMVDRMVPATTDGDLAAVERELGLRDEAAVVAEPFKQWVIEDNFAADRPRWEESGALFSNDVAAWESAKLRLLNASHSMLAYLGLAVGMETIADAVEVDAFRTACRSMMLEEALPSITLPAGMDGEQYCDEVLRRFANPALGHTTAKVGSDGSQKVGLRLLTTVRGTLDAGREPKWAALAVAAWMHHVAGAPATELNDPLAKELQAVLPEDRTADTVVPALLGFRPVVEPYLAGHETFKALLLHWYRIIDNNKASDNRLASLGNEINHG is encoded by the coding sequence CTGGGACTCGGTGCCTTCGCCCGAGCCCACACCGCCGTCTTCACCGAGGACGCCATGCTCGCCGCCGACGACCCGCAGTGGGGGATCATCGGGGTCACCCAGCGTTCGGATGCCGTGGCCCGGCAGCTCACTCCGCAGGACGGCCTCTTCACGGTGGACGAACGGGGAGAGGGCGCCGCCCCGGCACGGATCGTCTCCAGCATCGTCGAAGCCATCTCCGGGCGGGACAACCCGGACCTGGTGGTGGAACGGATCGCCGCGCCCGCCACAAAGATTGTCACCCTTACCATCACCGAAAAGGGCTACCGGTTCAACCCGCAAACCCGCAACCTCGACCTGGACGACGCAGAGACCATCGCAGACCTCGGCGGCAGGCCGCCGCGCACCACCGTCGGCCAAATCACGCGGGGGCTGCAACAGCGCTGCCGGACCGGCGCCGGCCCCGTCACCGTGGTGTCCTGCGACAACCTGCCCGGCAACGGCGAACTGACCGGCACCCTGGTCCGGAACTTCGCCGAAGCCCTCCCCGCCGGGGAAAGTGACGACCTGCTGGCCTGGATCGCGGCGAACGTAGCGTTCCCGTCCACCATGGTGGACCGGATGGTGCCCGCCACCACCGATGGCGACCTGGCCGCCGTCGAACGTGAATTGGGCCTGCGGGATGAAGCCGCCGTCGTCGCCGAGCCGTTCAAGCAATGGGTCATTGAGGACAATTTCGCTGCCGACAGGCCGCGCTGGGAGGAATCCGGTGCGCTGTTCAGCAACGACGTCGCCGCGTGGGAATCCGCCAAGCTGCGGCTGCTGAACGCCAGCCACTCGATGCTGGCCTACCTCGGCCTCGCCGTGGGCATGGAAACCATCGCCGACGCTGTGGAGGTGGACGCATTCCGCACCGCCTGCCGGAGCATGATGCTGGAGGAAGCCCTGCCCAGCATCACCCTCCCCGCCGGAATGGACGGCGAACAGTACTGCGACGAGGTGCTCCGCCGGTTCGCCAACCCCGCACTCGGGCACACCACCGCGAAGGTGGGTAGCGACGGATCGCAGAAGGTAGGGCTCCGGCTGCTGACCACCGTCCGGGGAACGCTCGACGCCGGGCGCGAACCGAAGTGGGCCGCGCTAGCTGTTGCCGCGTGGATGCACCACGTGGCCGGCGCCCCGGCGACGGAACTGAACGATCCTCTGGCGAAAGAGCTGCAGGCGGTCCTGCCCGAAGACCGCACCGCGGACACCGTGGTGCCTGCCCTGCTCGGGTTCCGGCCCGTCGTCGAGCCTTACCTGGCCGGGCACGAAACCTTCAAGGCGCTGCTCCTGCACTGGTACCGCATCATCGACAACAACAAGGCTTCCGACAACAGGCTGGCAAGCCTGGGAAATGAGATCAACCATGGCTGA
- the eda gene encoding bifunctional 4-hydroxy-2-oxoglutarate aldolase/2-dehydro-3-deoxy-phosphogluconate aldolase: MADASGVLGVSPVIPVVTIDDPQDAVPLARALVDGGVKIIELTLRTTSALTSLKLIADEVPEILVGAGTILTPQQADDAVAAGAQFLVSPGVTPALLTAMLSTGVPVLPGVATVGEVLAVLEQGLDTMKFFPAGPAGGPKYLAAIGAPVPHVRFCPTGGISLATAPDYLKLPNVACVGGSWLTPADAVAAKDWARITTLASGAAALAR, encoded by the coding sequence ATGGCTGACGCATCCGGCGTCCTCGGCGTTTCACCGGTCATCCCTGTGGTCACCATTGACGATCCCCAGGACGCCGTGCCCCTGGCCCGCGCGTTGGTGGACGGTGGAGTGAAGATCATCGAGCTCACCCTCCGGACCACCTCGGCGCTCACCTCCCTGAAGCTCATCGCCGACGAAGTGCCGGAGATCCTGGTGGGCGCCGGCACCATTCTTACCCCGCAGCAGGCCGACGACGCCGTAGCCGCAGGTGCCCAGTTCCTGGTCAGCCCAGGGGTCACGCCGGCCCTGCTCACCGCAATGCTCTCCACGGGCGTTCCCGTCCTGCCCGGGGTGGCAACGGTGGGTGAGGTCCTGGCCGTGCTGGAACAGGGGCTGGACACGATGAAGTTCTTCCCGGCAGGCCCCGCCGGCGGCCCGAAATACCTCGCGGCCATCGGCGCGCCCGTCCCGCACGTGAGGTTCTGCCCCACGGGCGGCATCAGTCTGGCTACCGCGCCGGACTACCTGAAGCTGCCCAACGTGGCCTGCGTGGGAGGCAGCTGGCTGACCCCGGCAGACGCCGTCGCAGCCAAGGACTGGGCCCGCATCACCACCCTCGCGAGCGGTGCAGCAGCCCTCGCCCGCTAA
- a CDS encoding TerC family protein, whose product MEVPPYVWTLTIAGIVGLLAFDFFFHVRKAHTPTLKESSIWSAIYVGIALLFGLGVLLFGGPTMGTEYFAGYVTEKALSVDNLFVFLIIMASFKVPRADQQKVLLFGIVFSLIARTAFIFLGAALINSFAWVFYIFGLILLITAGNLLKPDDHDDDSEGFVVRLAKKFLPASEHYDGDKLFTMENGKKVLTPMLLVMVAIGGTDILFALDSIPAIFGLTQNVFIVFTATAFSLMGLRQLFFLIDGLLDRLIFLSYGLAVILGFIGVKLILHALHENTLPFINDGEHVNVVEVSTGLSLSVILGVLVLTILASIFSPKGKAKNAVSGARRHATEYVDLNYETDMAERDKIFAKMVREEDQIRKLPEKYKRLVRNETEFLALIRKAHDEHDKAQVRADAQA is encoded by the coding sequence GTGGAAGTTCCTCCTTATGTCTGGACCCTGACCATCGCGGGAATCGTGGGGCTGCTGGCCTTCGATTTCTTCTTCCACGTCCGCAAGGCGCACACCCCCACATTGAAGGAATCGTCCATCTGGTCGGCGATCTACGTGGGCATCGCTCTGCTGTTCGGGCTGGGTGTGCTGCTCTTCGGCGGGCCCACCATGGGTACCGAGTACTTCGCCGGCTACGTCACGGAGAAGGCCCTGTCCGTGGACAACCTCTTCGTGTTCCTGATCATCATGGCCAGCTTCAAGGTGCCCCGCGCGGACCAGCAGAAGGTGTTGCTGTTCGGCATCGTCTTCTCCCTGATTGCCCGCACGGCCTTCATCTTCCTGGGCGCAGCACTGATCAACAGCTTCGCGTGGGTCTTCTACATCTTCGGGCTGATCCTGCTGATCACGGCCGGCAACCTGCTCAAGCCGGATGACCACGACGACGACTCCGAAGGTTTCGTGGTCCGGCTCGCCAAGAAGTTCCTGCCGGCGTCGGAGCATTACGACGGCGACAAGCTCTTCACCATGGAGAACGGCAAGAAGGTGCTGACCCCCATGCTGCTGGTGATGGTGGCCATCGGCGGTACGGACATCCTGTTCGCCCTGGACTCCATCCCGGCCATCTTCGGCCTGACCCAGAACGTGTTCATCGTCTTCACCGCCACCGCGTTCTCGTTGATGGGCCTGCGGCAGCTGTTCTTCCTGATCGACGGACTGCTGGACCGGCTGATCTTCCTGTCCTACGGCCTGGCCGTGATCCTGGGCTTCATCGGCGTCAAGCTCATCCTGCACGCGCTCCACGAGAACACGCTGCCGTTCATCAACGACGGCGAGCACGTCAATGTGGTGGAGGTCAGCACAGGCCTGTCGCTCAGTGTGATCCTCGGCGTGCTGGTGCTCACCATCCTGGCCTCGATCTTCAGCCCCAAGGGCAAGGCCAAGAACGCCGTCTCCGGTGCCCGCCGGCACGCCACTGAGTACGTGGACCTGAACTACGAAACGGACATGGCGGAGAGGGACAAGATCTTCGCCAAGATGGTCCGCGAGGAGGACCAGATCCGCAAGCTCCCGGAGAAGTACAAGCGCCTGGTCCGCAACGAAACCGAGTTCCTGGCCCTGATCCGCAAGGCCCACGACGAGCACGACAAGGCCCAGGTCCGGGCGGACGCGCAGGCCTGA